From the Pungitius pungitius chromosome 6, fPunPun2.1, whole genome shotgun sequence genome, one window contains:
- the c2cd4a gene encoding C2 calcium-dependent domain-containing protein 4A, with amino-acid sequence MWVVEKIRVSVERSNLPFPSAELSFKIGDIMFGENPPKNKRISLCPNVITPDNIPEFCIPPTFPSLQEMKSPDPSRASRLIKGSPSERPSPEIEVTRYEPRNPHIIQVESVDESPYDGCSDEETTNADPQSQAALSLPHMAKAQTCYGFCTLLESPHTRRKESLFHSDPGSSPLLLPRSRSAACSKVSRSNSPSTSPSSYSLSSMTSRLSPRGYTLNWQATLDSDTASSAESSPFSSPLLTRCPAKSSLFKALSHELLLSRNMRKAMVSRNNSLSTDEGSSTDNSPNVMRRASDGLAEGPPSSSCSLAPPNIFPTDMTLHRERVMKERMAPIGKDGSLRLSAEYCTDNQRLRVRLISAEGLYPLSVDPKIINCSVSLSLVPGKVQKQRSTVIRKSRNPIFNEDFFFDGISEEDICQLSLRFKVMNKMSTLKRDYLLGDCDLPLSSIVTS; translated from the coding sequence ATGTGGGTGGTGGAGAAGATCCGAGTGTCGGTCGAGAGATCTAACCTGCCTTTCCCGTCAGCAGAACTCAGCTTTAAAATCGGTGACATCATGTTTggagaaaaccccccaaaaaacaaaaggatttcTCTGTGTCCTAATGTCATCACCCCCGACAACATCCCAGAGTTCTGCATCCCCCCCACGTTCCCATCCCTGCAGGAGATGAAGAGCCCGGACCCGAGCCGAGCATCTCGCCTTATCAAGGGGTCTCCCAGCGAGAGGCCTAGCCCAGAAATAGAGGTGACTCGTTATGAGCCCAGGAACCCACACATTATCCAGGTGGAGAGTGTGGACGAAAGCCCCTATGACGGCTGCAGTGATGAGGAGACCACCAATGCAGATCCCCAAAGCCAGGCTGCCTTGTCCCTTCCACACATGGCCAAAGCTCAGACCTGCTATGGCTTCTGCACCTTACTGGAGAGCCCCCACACCAGGAGAAAGGAGTCCCTCTTCCACTCGGATCCTGGCTCCTCTCCCCTGCTGCTGCCGAGGAGTCGATCCGCCGCGTGCTCCAAAGTCTCCCGCTCCAACTCGCCCTCCACCTCACCTTCCTCGTACAGCCTTAGCAGCATGACCTCCAGGCTTTCCCCGAGGGGATACACCCTGAACTGGCAAGCCACGCTGGACAGCGACACCGCTTCCTCCGCTGAGTCCTCTCCTTTCAGCTCGCCCCTGCTGACCAGGTGCCCTGCCAAGTCTTCCCTCTTCAAAGCGCTGAGCCATGAACTGCTGTTGTCAAGGAACATGAGGAAGGCAATGGTGTCCAGGAACAATTCCCTGTCCACAGATGAAGGCAGCTCCACAGACAATAGCCCCAATGTCATGAGGAGGGCATCAGACGGGTTAGCTGAAGGCCCgccgagcagcagctgcagcctcgCGCCGCCCAACATTTTCCCCACGGACATGActctgcacagagagagagtaaTGAAGGAGAGAATGGCACCCATAGGAAAAGATGGCAGCCTGAGACTCTCAGCAGAGTACTGCACGGATAACCAAAGACTACGGGTCCGGCTGATCAGCGCGGAAGGCCTCTATCCACTCTCTGTGGACCCCAAGATCATCAACTGCAGCGTCAGCCTCTCTCTGGTCCCCGGGAAAGTCCAAAAGCAACGCAGCACGGTGATCAGAAAGAGCCGTAATCCGATCTTCAACGAGGACTTCTTCTTCGATGGCATATCAGAGGAAGACATCTGCCAGCTGTCCCTTCGCTTTAAAGTGATGAATAAAATGTCCACCCTGAAAAGAGATTATCTCCTGGGTGACTGTGATTTGCCTCTTTCTAGCATTGTGACATCATAG